In Erigeron canadensis isolate Cc75 chromosome 6, C_canadensis_v1, whole genome shotgun sequence, the following are encoded in one genomic region:
- the LOC122602877 gene encoding two-component response regulator ARR17 isoform X1, protein MDYCCEEENVPHVLAVDDNLIDRKLVEKLLKNSSCKVTTAENGMRALEYLGNNGPKVNMIITDYCMPGMTGYELLQKIKESSILKEVPVVIMSSENIPTRINECLEMGAQTFMLKPLKLSDVKNLRRQLAK, encoded by the exons ATGGATTATTGTTGCGAAGAAGAGAATGTACCTCATGTTTTGGCCGTTGATGATAATCTCATCGATCGTAAACTCGTTGAGAAATTGCTCAAGAATTCTTCTTGCAAAG TGACTACAGCAGAAAACGGAATGAGAGCATTGGAGTATCTTGGCAACAAC GGTCCAAAAGTAAATATGATAATCACGGATTACTGCATGCCAGGAATGACGGGGTATGAGCTACTTCAGAAAATCAAG GAATCATCAATCTTAAAGGAGGTTCCGGTGGTCATAATGTCATCAGAGAATATCCCAACACGAATCAATGA ATGTTTAGAAATGGGAGCACAAACGTTCATGCTGAAGCCGCTGAAGTTATCGGATGTGAAGAACCTGAGACGTCAATTAGCAAAATGA
- the LOC122602877 gene encoding two-component response regulator ARR17 isoform X2, giving the protein MDYCCEEENVPHVLAVDDNLIDRKLVEKLLKNSSCKVTTAENGMRALEYLGNNGPKVNMIITDYCMPGMTGYELLQKIKMFRNGSTNVHAEAAEVIGCEEPETSISKMITRFTYSN; this is encoded by the exons ATGGATTATTGTTGCGAAGAAGAGAATGTACCTCATGTTTTGGCCGTTGATGATAATCTCATCGATCGTAAACTCGTTGAGAAATTGCTCAAGAATTCTTCTTGCAAAG TGACTACAGCAGAAAACGGAATGAGAGCATTGGAGTATCTTGGCAACAAC GGTCCAAAAGTAAATATGATAATCACGGATTACTGCATGCCAGGAATGACGGGGTATGAGCTACTTCAGAAAATCAAG ATGTTTAGAAATGGGAGCACAAACGTTCATGCTGAAGCCGCTGAAGTTATCGGATGTGAAGAACCTGAGACGTCAATTAGCAAAATGATTACTAGGTTCACATATAGTAACTAA
- the LOC122602875 gene encoding probable inactive serine/threonine-protein kinase scy1, which translates to MFKFLKDVVSGSGAGVKDFPYNIGEPYSSAWGSWTHSRGTSKDDGSPVSIFSLTGSNANDGHLAAGRNGVKRLRTVRHPNILSFLHSTEAEIFDGSSTKVVIYIVTEPVMPLAEKIKELGLQGTQRNEYYAWGLYRIAKAVSFLNNDCKLVHGNVCLESVVVTPTLDWKLHAFDALSEFDGNNEVSTGPMLQYEWLVGLQYKPMELAKSDWTTIRKSPPWAIDSWGLGCLIYEIFAGMKLSKTEELRNTASIPKSLLPDYQRLLSSMPSRRLNSSKLSENCEYFQNKLVDTIHFMEILNLKDSVEKDTFFRKLPTLAEQLPREIVLKKLLPLLASSLEFGSAAAPALTAFLKIGAWLPSEEFNKKVLPTIVKLFASNDRAIRVGLLQHIDQYGESFSAQVVDEQVYAHVATGFSDTSAFLRELTLKSMLILAPKLSQRTLSGSLLKYLSKLQVDEEAAIRTNTTILLGNIASHLNEGTRKRVLINAFTVRALRDTFPPARGAGIMALCATSSYYDVQEIAARVLPNVVVLTIDPDSDVRSKAFQAVEQFLQIVKQYHEKAYGGDDTESMGSGNASLPGNASILGWAMSSLTMKGKPSEQAAQAPPKSTSPLVSAVSNASSDSQNTTLLRTASSSAGIIDQDMADQPAPESPTSTDGWGELENGILEDQENDKGGWDDMLPLEDDKPPPALVNIQAAQKRPVIQTKPQVSIPRPKSTSNVGKDTDEDLWGSIAAPPPKVGVKPLNASTSASVDSDDPWAAIAAPPPTTRAKPLSAGRGRGAKPAAPKLGAQRINRASSTQKF; encoded by the exons atgtttAAGTTCTTAAAAGATGTAGTATCCGGATCTGGTGCAGGTGTTAAGGATTTCCCTTATAACATCGGCGAACCTTATTCTTCCGCTTGGGGATCTTGGACTCACTCTCGCGGCACTTCTAAA GACGATGGATCCCCGGTATCAATATTTTCACTGACGGGAAGCAATGCAAATGATGGACATTTAGCTGCTGGTCGCAATGGTGTCAAGCGGCTTCGAACA GTCAGACATCCAAATATATTGTCATTTCTCCACAGTACCGAGGCCGAGATATTTGATGGGTCTTCCACAAAGGTTGTTATTTATATTGTCACTGAACCTGTTATGCCGCTTGCGGAAAAGATTAAGGAATTAGGGTTACAAGGTACACAAAG GAACGAATATTATGCTTGGGGACTGTATCGCATAGCAAAAGCCGTGAGCTTCCTTAATAATGATTGCAAACTT GTGCATGGAAATGTTTGTTTAGAAAGTGTGGTGGTCACTCCAACTTTGGACTGGAAGTTGCATGCTTTTGATGCTCTTTCTGAGTTTGATGGGAATAATGAAGTCTCCACAGGACCGATGCTG CAATATGAATGGCTTGTTGGTTTACAATACAAACCAATGGAGTTGGCAAAATCAGACTGGACAACAATTAGGAAATCCCCTCCATGGGCAATCGATTCTTGGGGTTTAG GTTGTCTCATCTATGAGATTTTTGCGGGTATGAAACTGAGCAAGACTGAGGAGCTGCGGAATACAGCTTCTATACCAAAG TCTCTCCTTCCAGATTATCAGCGACTCTTGAGTTCTATGCCTTCTCGCAGGTTGAATTCATCAAAGCTTTCTGAGAACTGTG AGTATTTTCAGAACAAGCTGGTGGATACTATTCACTTTATGGAAATACTTAATTTGAAGGACAGTGTTGAGAAGGATACATTTTTCCGTAAACTTCCAACTCTAGCTGAGCAGCTTCCGCGTGAAATTGTTTTGAAGAAG TTACTTCCTTTGTTAGCTTCTTCCTTAGAATTTGGTTCAGCTGCTGCACCTGCTTTGACTGCATTTTTGAAAATCGGTGCTTGGCTTCCATCAGAGGAATTCAACAAGAAG GTCTTACCAACCATTGTGAAACTTTTTGCTTCCAATGACCGTGCTATTCGAGTTGGTCTCCTTCAGCATATTGATCAATATGGGGAGTCATTTTCGGCCCAAGTTGTTGACGAGCAG GTCTACGCACACGTTGCTACTGGGTTTTCTGACACATCTGCTTTCCTTCGTGAGCTGACTCTGAAGTCCATGCTTATTCTTGCTCCAAAG TTGTCCCAACGCACTCTATCGGGGTcattattaaaatatctttcaAAGCTTCAG GTGGATGAGGAGGCAGCAATCAGAACAAATACCACAATTCTACTTGGGAATATTGCTAGTCACCTTAATGAAGGG ACACGCAAGAGAGTTCTGATTAATGCTTTCACTGTTCGTGCTTTGCGTGATACTTTTCCTCCTGCCCGGGGAGCAg GTATAATGGCTCTATGTGCGACCAGTTCTTATTATGATGTCCAAGAAATAGCAGCCCGTGTACTGCCTAATGTTGTTGTACTTACTATTGATCCTGACAG TGATGTACGATCGAAGGCCTTTCAAGCAGTTGAACAATTTTTGCAGATAGTGAAGCAGTACCATGAAAAG GCATATGGCGGGGATGACACCGAGTCTATGGGTTCAGGAAATGCGTCACTTCCTGGAAATGCAAGCATACTTGG ATGGGCCATGAGCTCGTTGACAATGAAAGGCAAACCGTCTGAACAAGCTGCACAAGCACCTCCAAAATCAACCTCACCTCTAGTTTCTGCTGTCTCCAATGCCAGCTCAG ATAGTCAAAATACAACACTACTTCGAACTGCAAGTTCAAGTGCTGGCATTATTGATCAGGACATGGCTGATCAACCTGCACCCGAGTCACCTACCTCAACGGATGGGTGGGGTGAACTTGAGAATGGTATTCTTGAAGATCAAGAGAATGACAAAGGTGGGTGGGATGATATGTTACCACTAGAAGACGATAAGCCGCCACCTGCCCTTGTCAACATTCAAGCAGCTCAAAAACGGCCTGTAATACAGACAAAACCGCAAG TTTCAATTCCACGGCCAAAATCTACCTCAAATGTGGGCAAAGATACGGACGAAGACTTGTGGGGCTCAATTGCTGCCCCGCCTCCAAAAGTGGGTGTGAAGCCTTTAAATGCAAGCACGAGTGCTTCTGTTGATAGTGATGACCCATGGGCCGCCATTGCAGCACCTCCACCAACAACCAGAGCGAAGCCTTTATCAGCTGGGCGGGGTCGAGGAGCCAAACCTGCTGCCCCAAAATTGGGTGCTCAGAGGATAAACCGGGCATCTTCAACTCAGAAGTTTTGA
- the LOC122606186 gene encoding WRKY transcription factor 55 — translation MEEIVSLIFHGCKIVKDLEQTLPNIANQPHVLINSCDEISRVFGNVREQLSMAVHEYGHHEPQPTMEVAAAGGLVPEWMRSSQAMDMVISHHQQHGGLESQEMGGGNVEAVASTDVVPSTLQRTRRRKNEVDRRTFRIPAPRMGNTEVPPEDGYTWRKYGQKEILGSRFPRGYYRCTHQKLYNCPAKKQVQRVDNDPFTFEVTYRGDHTCIMSSTAPSMPPPPPPPPPPEAMTTQTPPSQLPSTDSHSLPQWLSIDLKQSSVGDLYSITTHHTVQTYKNQTDIGSGEGPSSPARYVDYPGMTDLVDTMFNSGSSSNNSMELIFSPNEEKKEKTN, via the exons ATGGAGGAGATTGTTTCTTTGATATTTCATGGATGCAAAATAGTGAAAGACCTTGAACAAACCCTACCCAACATTGCGAACCAACCCCATGTTCTTATTAATTCATGTGACGAGATTAGTAGAGTTTTCGGTAATGTAAGGGAGCAGTTGAGTATGGCGGTCCACGAGTATGGCCATCACGAGCCACAACCAACAATGGAGGTAGCAGCTGCAGGTGGATTAGTGCCCGAGTGGATGAGGAGTTCGCAAGCGATGGACATGGTGATATCTCACCATCAACAACATGGCGGGTTGGAGAGCCAAGAAATGGGTGGTGGAAATGTGGAGGCTGTGGCGTCGACGGATGTTGTTCCTTCTACATTGCAACGAACACGAAGAAG GAAAAATGAAGTCGATAGACGAACGTTTAGAATACCTGCTCCCAGAATGGGCAACACCGAAGTTCCACCAGAAGATGGGTATACTTGGAGAAAATACGGTCAAAAAGAAATTCTCGGTTCAAGATTTCCAag GGGGTATTACAGATGCACccatcaaaagttatataattgtCCAGCGAAAAAACAAGTTCAAAGGGTAGACAATGACCCATTCACTTTTGAAGTAACGTATCGCGGTGACCATACATGTATAATGTCCTCCACTGCACCCTCAatgccgccgccgccgccgccaccaccaccaccagagGCTATGACCACCCAAACTCCACCTTCTCAATTGCCCTCAACGGATTCACATTCACTCCCTCAATGGTTATCGATTGATCTAAAGCAATCATCAGTCGGGGACCTTTATAGCATCACTACGCACCATACCGTGCAAACTTATAAGAACCAAACTGATATTGGAAGTGGCGAAGGCCCATCGTCTCCTGCTAGATACGTTGATTATCCAGGAATGACGGATTTGGTTGATACCATGTTTAATTCAGGTAGTAGCAGCAACAATAGCATGGAACTAATTTTTTCTCCtaatgaagaaaaaaaggaaaaaacaaattaa